The following nucleotide sequence is from Granulicella aggregans.
CGCAGTATCGGAACGGAGCCTGCATCAACAGCGTCTGTGCAAAGATCCCCACCCCGGCCGCGATCACGTACTTGTCTGTGAGTGCCGAGCCCGAAAGCCTGCCCAGGAGGATGACCAGCGCCGTCTCCGCAATCAAAGGAGCGAAGGCTGCCACTCCGTGTATCCAGGCAGGCATCGGCCGAAGTAGAAGGTATACCGCCAGCAGGGTGAGCGGCAGAACGATGCCCAGCCTCAACTCCATGGAGATCCGGAACACTTGCGAGCCGACTCGCAGGTTCGCATAAAGAAACAACAGCTTGGCCGCCATATAGACGACCAGATACTTTGCGATTGCCTTGTTGCGTGCTGGCCCTCGAGCAGCCTGATAGGCGGCCTCCAGACGCGGAATGAACTCCAGGCGGTAGCGCCTGTGGGACAGCGCTTCCTCTACTTCCGACAACATCCTGGCTGATGCCGCTTCTGGCAACTGGTACCCCTCTTTGTCCCTTGTGCGACAGACATGAGTACCGTATCGACCTTGCGACGCAGGACATTACCCATCTGTGTAGTGCCATCGGCATAACAGCGGATACGTATCAGTCCGCGATGGTGATCGCGTCTACAACCTTGGTCAATTGTGTTTCGTTTGGTAGCGCCACCGGGGCTCGAACCCGGACTCTCAGCCTTGAAAGGGCCGCGTGTTAACCAGTTACACCATGGCGCCAAATTGCTTCGGCATTGCTTGGAACTCGCATCTTCAAATCTAGAGGGGGATCAGGATTTGGTAGCGTCACCGGGGCTCGAACCCGGACTCTCCGCCTTGAGAGGGCGGCGTGTTAACCAGTTACACCATGACGCCAAACAGAAGAAACATCTCTTCGCCGCGATAGCCTAAGTGTATCAGAAAATGTCTGCTTAGGGCGGAGAGCGAAAGACAGAAGCAAGTACGAAATAAGGAGGCCTCTCCGCTGCGCATCGCGATGAAACTGCGATGCTTCGGTCGAGATGACGTATCTTGGTTCGGCCTATTACAGGCCGAGTTTCTTGACCTCGTCGTTGTAGTACTTACGGTAGAGGATGTCCCACTCCTGCGAGCCTTCGACGATGATCTTGCGCTGCGAGGAAATTTTCATCCGAGCGGCTGCGTCGATCTTGGTCTCTTCCATCAGCAGCTTTTCGAGGGCCTTGCGGGCCTCCTGCCGGATGGTGTTGCGATCTTCGAGAAAGTCGCACTCGGGGATCTCGGCGAGCGAGTCGGCGACCGTGTGGGCAAGCTTGTTCAGTTTGTCGCGAGAGATTCTCATAGCACCGCCTTGTACTTGCGGGCCAGCTCGTTCTTGACCTTCTTGAACATCTCCGGGTAGCTTGCGCCGGTCTTGCGCATGTCATCCTGGAAGGCTTCAAGGATGACGCGGACCTCTTCGTTGATGCGGTCTTCGAGGGAGAGTTCCTCGACCATGGCCATCGTCACGCGCTCGTTCAAAACGGCAGGCTTGGTGGTCGCAATCATCTTCGCTTCAACGAGATGCTTGACCGTCTGCCGTGCCAGGTAACCTACATAATCTTTAGAAAAAATCATCGCTTTTTCTCAGGATACACGATGCGTTAAAGGACCTGCGCGGAGAGCTGGGTTCTGGCCCCTGATTTCCTCCTGCTGGCGCAGAAGCTCCTTAGAGGATGGGCCAATTCCATAGGCGCTCCAGCACTCTTTCTGCGACAATAGTTGCTTGATGCAGACCGATAACCTGATCTCAGTTAAAGACGACATGATTGCCTTCATCGCCGGACACGGCATGAGGCGGCTGAATGGCTATGTGACCGAAGAGGTGCCGACCGTCCTCTTTGAAGAAGACGACGCGGACGCCTGGAAGGTCTTTGTGGAGCACGCGAAGGCGGCGAACTCTCCTTTCGTGACGATGAGCGAGGTTGTGCTCGAGAAGACCGACATCGCCATCCTGCTCGAGCAGTTGCGCGACCAGAGCTATCCGGATGACGATGGCCAGGAGTTCGAGGACGCACAGGCACTGGTGAAGCACGTCGGCAAGACGGGCTACCTTCAACTCGGCTTCGCCCACCAGGGCGTGATGTTTCTCTTCGAGACTTCGACGCCGTGGTACGAGCGCTTTCAGGAGCTGCTCGAAGCGGTGACGGATCTTGGAGGCATCGTCGTCGACGACGGTGAAGGCGACGACTAAGCAGCGATGAACGATGAAGCTGGCGCCCTGAGTACGGAAGGGCCTGAAACGGCCACTTTGAGTTCCGCGCAGCGAGCGGTCCGTTGGATCGCTCGCGATATCGATGAAGCCGCGGCGCAAGCTTTGGCGCAGGAGTTCTGCTGTCCGCTTCCGATCGCGAAGTTTCTTGTATCACGCGGAGTTTCAGCCGTCTCTTCAGCGCACAGGTTCTTTCATCCCAGCATCGAAGAGCTTCACGATCCTCGGTTACTGCTGGGAATGGCAACAGCCGTTGCGCGGATTCAGCGGGCGGTGGCGGATGGCGAGATCATCCTCATCTACGGCGACTACGACGTGGACGGCACGACAGCCACGGTCCTTCTGAAGACAGCCATCGAGCGCATTGCGCCCACAGATCGCCCGGCGCAGGTGCGATATCACGTCCCCCATCGCATCCGCGAAGGCTATGGCATGCAGGCCAAGGTCCTTGGGGATGCCTCGATCGCAGGCGTGTCGCTGGTGATCAGCGTGGACACTGGCATCCGGGCCTTTGCGGCAGCGGAGGAAGCGAAGGCTCTCGGCCTCGACCTGATCGTGACCGACCACCATCTTCCGGACGACGTAGCTGGGATTCCTGAAGCTCTCGCCGTCATCAACCCCGCGCAGGCCGATTGCCCCTACCCTTTCAAGTCGCTCTGCGGAGCGGCAGTTGCTTTCAAGTTGGCCTACGCTCTGATGTCGGCTGTAGCGCATACCGCGACCGAGCGCGAACGCTTGGAAAACAAGATTCTTCCATCGTTCCTCAAGCTGGTTGCGATTGCCACGATTGCTGACTCAGTCCCGCTGGTCGGTGAGAACCGCGTGATCGCCGCGCTTGGGCTTCGCGAGCTTCGCAACCCGGTCCAGCCAGGCTTGCGGGCTTTGATGCAGGTCGCACAGATCCCGCTTGATCGTCCTCCCACTGCGACTGAAGTTGGCTTCCGGCTGGCCCCTCGGATCAACGCGGCCGGACGCATGGACGTCGCAAGCGACGTGGTAGAACTCTTCCTTACACGCGATCCGGAGCTTGCCCAGGAGCTTGCAGAGAAGCTGGACCGGCTGAACAGCGAACGGCGCGCAACGGAGGCCAAGGCGCTTGAGAGCATCGAGGCGCAGCTTGCCGTCATGAAGGCTGTGACGGGCGAGTTCCCCGCCGACTGCATCATCCTAGACGATGCCGAGTGGCATCGGGGCGTGCTGGGAATTCTTGCATCGCGGGTAGTCGATCGGACCGGGCGGCCTGCCCTCGTGATGACTCACGATGACGGACAGGCTCACGGGTCAGGACGATCGATCGAGGGCTTCCATCTGCTCGATGCGCTGACAGCAGCCCATGAGCCCGGCGACGGCGTCGAGCCAGTGTTCACGCGATTCGGCGGTCATGCGCACGCAGTAGGGTTCTCTCTACCCTCAGACCGGCTTGCCGATCTAAGAGAGCGCATGGCGGCCATCGCAGGAGTCCACTTCGCGGCAGAGGCTCTGGTCGAATCGCTGCACTTCGATGTTGAGCTGGATTTTTCTGAAGTAACCGATGAGTTTGAAGCCTGGCTTTCGCGCTGCGCTCCGTTCGGCAATGGCAATCCTGAGCCGCTCTTTGTGAGCCGCGGCGTGGCTCTCGCGAGCGCACCCCGAATCATCAAGGACCGGCATATCTGCCTGCAGATCGAACGAAGTGGCGGAGGCTCTATGAGCGCTATGGGTTGGAGCCGGAATATCGATTGGCCTGAGAGATGCCGGCTTCTCGAACTCAATCGAGGCTCACGGCTCGATGTCGCTTATTATGTCCGGCGAAATACAAACGGGCGATTTGCCGGTCTGGAACTGGAGTTGGTAGATCTCAGCATCGCAGCTGGATCGAGGGAGTAACCCAGCCCGACTTCGCAACATACTGTAACGAAAAAACTT
It contains:
- a CDS encoding DUF507 family protein; translated protein: MRISRDKLNKLAHTVADSLAEIPECDFLEDRNTIRQEARKALEKLLMEETKIDAAARMKISSQRKIIVEGSQEWDILYRKYYNDEVKKLGL
- a CDS encoding DUF507 family protein: MIFSKDYVGYLARQTVKHLVEAKMIATTKPAVLNERVTMAMVEELSLEDRINEEVRVILEAFQDDMRKTGASYPEMFKKVKNELARKYKAVL
- the recJ gene encoding single-stranded-DNA-specific exonuclease RecJ, which gives rise to MNDEAGALSTEGPETATLSSAQRAVRWIARDIDEAAAQALAQEFCCPLPIAKFLVSRGVSAVSSAHRFFHPSIEELHDPRLLLGMATAVARIQRAVADGEIILIYGDYDVDGTTATVLLKTAIERIAPTDRPAQVRYHVPHRIREGYGMQAKVLGDASIAGVSLVISVDTGIRAFAAAEEAKALGLDLIVTDHHLPDDVAGIPEALAVINPAQADCPYPFKSLCGAAVAFKLAYALMSAVAHTATERERLENKILPSFLKLVAIATIADSVPLVGENRVIAALGLRELRNPVQPGLRALMQVAQIPLDRPPTATEVGFRLAPRINAAGRMDVASDVVELFLTRDPELAQELAEKLDRLNSERRATEAKALESIEAQLAVMKAVTGEFPADCIILDDAEWHRGVLGILASRVVDRTGRPALVMTHDDGQAHGSGRSIEGFHLLDALTAAHEPGDGVEPVFTRFGGHAHAVGFSLPSDRLADLRERMAAIAGVHFAAEALVESLHFDVELDFSEVTDEFEAWLSRCAPFGNGNPEPLFVSRGVALASAPRIIKDRHICLQIERSGGGSMSAMGWSRNIDWPERCRLLELNRGSRLDVAYYVRRNTNGRFAGLELELVDLSIAAGSRE